A region of Periophthalmus magnuspinnatus isolate fPerMag1 chromosome 13, fPerMag1.2.pri, whole genome shotgun sequence DNA encodes the following proteins:
- the LOC117380417 gene encoding protein jagged-1b gives MMKWRGLRTRRSALLDAGMETPGARSGTGINSWNRTIKCSVDPNMGTSGHRGHFHLQRTVIFLVALTMQPQIVLAVGMFELQIRNFQNLHGLLHNGACCDLQANGGQRCSARDQCDTYFQACLKEYQARVFPTGPCTFGTGTTGVLGGNSHSLYHPSHGAEDNTNGHIVIPFKYAWPKSFSLVLEALDFDNDTTEASEPGQLIERVLLSSMLNPGEQWQVYRHHGRTLSLEYRLRFRCDSNYYGPFCSKFCRARDDFFGHFKCDPNGSKVCIDGWTGPECKEAVCKQGCNQLHGFCNEPGECKCHYGWMGALCDKCLTFPGCMYGSCTEPWQCVCDINWGGLLCDKDLNYCGTHQPCKNGGTCTNTEPNEYQCECQNGFKGRNCENVEHACLSSPCLNGATCEENPSGFSCICTDGWTGLTCAQAVRQCDRRPCGQGSTCEEAPGGFRCLCPPGWSGRTCQLDTNECELNICVHAHSCRNLIGRYLCECLPGWTGPNCDIRNSSCQDVCLNGGICEDLVSGSRCQCPLGFFGKYCQQGQNPCASFPCQNGGQCVAKDGRNTTCTCPFGYEGTYCELALDPCNPNPCKQGAACHSSEGRYLCACPEGYYGNECMTLKNPCIGLHCPDAMSDTTHSGLSFYMVLVGILALVTVCGCAACALIASHLHHKRKKQHSVPPEEGINNQREFVNLIRNVDRPVPNVPPTAPLTNATALTPASRCYEEIELTLPPSPAPSQSSPALKPLHSHKLDISNQEREKLNRIHYTENQELEV, from the exons ATTGTTTTGGCAGTGGGAATGTTTGAGCTTCAGATCCGCAACTTCCAGAATCTCCATGGACTGCTGCATAATGGGGCTTGCTGCGACCTGCAGGCCAACGGGGGTCAGCGGTGCTCTGCCAGGGACCAATGTGATACCTATTTCCAGGCATGTCTTAAGGAGTATCAGGCCAGGGTCTTTCCAACTGGACCGTGCACGTTTGGGACAGGCACCACGGGGGTCCTGGGTGGGAACTCTCATTCACTCTACCACCCAAGCCACGGAGCGGAGGATAACACTAATGGGCACATTGTCATTCCCTTCAAATATGCCTGGCCG AAATCTTTCTCCTTGGTCTTGGAAGCACTGGACTTTGACAATGACACGACAGAAGCATCAGAACCAG GCCAGCTGATTGAGAGGGTCTTGTTGTCGTCCATGCTGAACCCCGGCGAGCAGTGGCAGGTTTATCGTCACCACGGCCGGACCCTCAGTCTGGAGTACCGTCTGCGTTTCCGCTGTGACTCCAACTACTACGGACCCTTCTGCAGCAAGTTCTGCCGAGCTCGAGATGACTTCTTTGGACACTTCAAATGTGACCCCAACGGCTCCAAGGTCTGCATCGACGGCTGGACTGGCCCCGAGTGCAAAGAAG CTGTGTGTAAGCAAGGATGTAACCAGCTCCACGGCTTCTGTAACGAACCCGGTGAATGCAA GTGTCATTATGGCTGGATGGGAGCACTGTGCGACAAGTGCCTGACGTTTCCCGGGTGCATGTACGGGAGCTGTACCGAGCCCTGGCAGTGCGTCTGTGACATCAACTGGGGAGGACTGCTGTGTGACAAAG ATCTCAACTACTGTGGTACCCATCAGCCCTGTAAGAATGGAGGGACGTGCACTAACACTGAGCCCAATGAGTACCAGTGCGAAtgtcaaaatggatttaaagggCGCAACTGTGAAAATG TGGAGCATGCCTGTTTGTCATCTCCATGTTTGAACGGAGCAACCTGTGAGGAGAACCCCTCGGGCTTCAGCTGCATCTGCACAGACGGCTGGACGGGACTCACTTGCGCACAAG cgGTGAGGCAGTGTGACCGTAGGCCATGTGGACAAGGCTCCACGTGTGAAGAGGCACCAGGAGGGTTCCGCTGCCTGTGCCCACCTGGGTGGAGCGGCAGGACGTGCCAGCTTG ACACTAACGAATGTGAACTCAACATCTGTGTCCATGCCCACTCCTGTCGCAATCTGATTGGAAGATATTTGTGCGAGTGTCTCCCTGGATGGACAGGCCCTAACTGTGACATAA GAAACAGCAGCTGTCAAGATGTATGTTTGAATGGAGGTATTTGTGAG GATCTCGTCTCAGGGTCCAGATGTCAGTGTCCACTTGGTTTTTTTGGAAAATATTGTCAACAAGGCCAAAATCCATGTGCAAGCTTTCCCTGCCAAAATGGAGGGCAGTGCGTCGCAAAAGATGGAAGGAATACAACTTGCACCTGCCCCTTTGGATATGAAGGAACCTACTGTGAG CTTGCACTAGATCCATGTAACCCCAACCCCTGCAAACAAGGCGCGGCCTGCCACAGCTCAGAAGGCAGGTACTTGTGTGCCTGTCCTGAAGGATATTATGGAAATGAATGTATGACCTTGAAAAACCCTTGTATTGGCCTCCATTGTCCTG ATGCTATGTCTGACACAACTCACAGTGGCCTGAGCTTCTACATGGTACTTGTGGGTATTTTGGCTTTGGTCACTGTCTGTGGATGTGCTGCCTGTGCTCTCATCGCCTCTCATCTCCATCACAAGAGGAAAAAGCAACACTCGGTCCCACCAGAGGAAGGCATCAACAACCAGAGGGAGTTTGTCAACCTCATAAGAAACGTGGACCGCCCCGTACCAAACGTGCCTCCTACAGCCCCTCTGACCAATGCTACTGCTCTCACACCCGCCTCTCGCTGCTATGAAGAGATTGAACTTACCCTGCCTCCTTCTCCTGCTCCTTCACAATCCTCCCCAGCGCTCAAGCCGCTACACTCCCACAAACTGGACATTTCAaatcaggagagagagaaactcaACCGAATCCACTACACAGAAAACCAAGAGCTGGAGGTGTGA
- the clasrp gene encoding CLK4-associating serine/arginine rich protein isoform X1: MWQEARKHERKLRGMMVDYKRRGERRREYYEKIKKDPAQFLQVHGRAYKIHLDPAVALAAESPINMMPWQGDTSNMIDRFDVRAHLDYIPVYNPSESDDQTPEQEMEERKCNYERYRGLVQNDFANISEEQCLYQIYLDELYGGLPKPNEDEKKKLAEKKASIGYIYEDSTVTQPEPQPDKEEDDSENSESEEDEGIPDIDVEVDVDELNEEQLLDLNKIATPYGMAEGDFVRMLRKDKEEVEAIKHAKALEAEKAMYSGRRSRRQRREFREKRLKGRQISPPSYARRDSPTYDPYKRPESESSSESRSRSRTPGPEKITFITSFGGSDDEAPVATLPAAPQSGHNASNLPHPAGHSRGSRRRQSSSSRSRSSSDSSSNSSSRSSSHSRRGRRDRGRDRNRSRSYSRSRRRSRSHSRSKGSGSWRRRDRTRSRSNDRDRERDRDRRRYSSHRRSRSRSDSRQHGASYRGSRSSRGNSRSESPSRPTYSPSPPHRGVQPSATSVSDKLRKPDTVGGKETGAAKVKMTPQERLKLRMQKALNKQSKADKKAAQVKIQQQEHKRQEREGELRAMARKIRMKERERRERERDEWERQYGRDSHSPSPSKHSREHSSHRRRSRSRSRSPYYRH; the protein is encoded by the exons ATGTGGCAGGAGGCCCGCAAACATGAGCGCAAGCTTCGTGGTATGATGGTTGACTACAAACGCAGAGGCGAGCGACGGCGAGAATACTATGAAAAGATT AAAAAAGATCCAGCCCAATTTCTTCAGGTCCATGGCCGTGCTTATAAGATTCATCTTGATCCTGCTGTGGCTCTAGCAGCAGAAAGTCCAATCAACAT GATGCCATGGCAAGGTGATACCAGTAACATGATTGACAGATTTGATGTGAGGGCTCATCTGGACTACATCCCAGTTTACAATCCTTCAGAATCTGATGACCA AACACCAGAgcaagagatggaggagaggaagtgCAACTATGAAAGATATAGAGGTTTAGTGCAAAATGACTTTGCCAACA TCTCAGAAGAGCAGTGTTTATACCAGATTTACCTGGATGAACTCTATGGAGGGCTACCGAAACCAAATGAGGATGAGAAGAAAAA ACTTGCAGAGAAGAAGGCGAGTATTGGTTATATTTATGAGGACAGCACTGTGACACAGCCTGAACCTCAGCCAGACAAAGAGGAAGATGACTCAGAAAATAGTGAATCAGAGGAAGATGAGGGTATTCCTGATATAG ATGTTGAAGTAGATGTTGATGAGTTGAATGAAGAACAGCTGTTGGATCTCAATAAAATTGCAACCCCCTATGGGATGGCTGAAGGAGACTTTGTCAG AATGCTGAGGAAAGACAAAGAGGAGGTAGAGGCCATTAAACATGCCAAGGCCCTGGAAGCAGAAAAAGCAATGTACTCT GGCCGACGTTCCCGTCGTCAAAGAAGAGAGTTTAGAGAAAAAAGGCTGAAAGGGAGACAGATCAGCCCACCCAG CTATGCCAGAAGAGACAGTCCAACGTATGATCCTTACAAGCG ACCAGAGTCTGAATCTAGTTCAGAATCACGATCTCGGTCAAGGACTCCAGGACCTGAGAAAATCACATTCATCACAAGCTTTGGAGGCAGTGATGACGAAGCCCCAGTCGCAACTCTACCAGCTGCTCCTCAGTCGGGCCATAACGCCTCCAACTTGCCGCATCCAGCAGGTCATAGCAGGGGCTCCCG GAGACGGCAGTCATCCTCCAGTCGCTCTCGTTCCTCCTCTGATTCCTCATCCAACTCTTCATCTCGCTCTTCATCGCACTCACGGCGGGGACGGAGGGACCGGGGCCGAGACAGAAACCGCTCACGCTCATATTCACGGTCAAGGCGACGCTCCAGATCCCACTCCCGGAGCAAAGGCTCTGGATCATGGAGGAGACGTGACAGGACGAGATCTCGATCCAAtgatagagacagagagcgggacagagacaggaggcgATACTCCTCACATCGCCGCTCAAG ATCACGTTCTGACTCCAGACAACATGGTGCTTCGTACCGTGGGAGTCGCAGCAGCAGAGGAAACAGCCGATCAGAATCTCCCAGTCGCCCGACATAtagcccctctcctcctcacagaGGGGTACAGCCCTCCGCCACCTCTGTCTCTGACAAGCTAAGAAA GCCTGATACTGTGGGTGGTAAAGAGACGGGAGCTGCCAAA GTCAAAATGACCCCACAGGAGCGGCTAAAGTTGCGTATGCAGAAGGCGCTTAACAAGCAGT CTAAAGCTGACAAGAAAGCTGCTCAAGTCAAGATCCAACAACAGGAACATAAGCGGCAG GAACGTGAGGGAGAGCTTCGAGCCATGGCACGGAAAATACGCATGAA
- the clasrp gene encoding CLK4-associating serine/arginine rich protein isoform X2, which produces MWQEARKHERKLRGMMVDYKRRGERRREYYEKIKKDPAQFLQVHGRAYKIHLDPAVALAAESPINMMPWQGDTSNMIDRFDVRAHLDYIPVYNPSESDDQTPEQEMEERKCNYERYRGLVQNDFANISEEQCLYQIYLDELYGGLPKPNEDEKKKLAEKKASIGYIYEDSTVTQPEPQPDKEEDDSENSESEEDEGIPDIDVEVDVDELNEEQLLDLNKIATPYGMAEGDFVRMLRKDKEEVEAIKHAKALEAEKAMYSGRRSRRQRREFREKRLKGRQISPPSYARRDSPTYDPYKRPESESSSESRSRSRTPGPEKITFITSFGGSDDEAPVATLPAAPQSGHNASNLPHPAGHSRGSRRRQSSSSRSRSSSDSSSNSSSRSSSHSRRGRRDRGRDRNRSRSYSRSRRRSRSHSRSKGSGSWRRRDRTRSRSNDRDRERDRDRRRYSSHRRSRSRSDSRQHGASYRGSRSSRGNSRSESPSRPTYSPSPPHRGVQPSATSVSDKLRKPDTVGGKETGAAKVKMTPQERLKLRMQKALNKQSKADKKAAQVKIQQQEHKRQEREGELRAMARKIRMKERERRERERDEWERQYGRDSHSPSPSKHSREHSSHRRSRSRSRSPYYRH; this is translated from the exons ATGTGGCAGGAGGCCCGCAAACATGAGCGCAAGCTTCGTGGTATGATGGTTGACTACAAACGCAGAGGCGAGCGACGGCGAGAATACTATGAAAAGATT AAAAAAGATCCAGCCCAATTTCTTCAGGTCCATGGCCGTGCTTATAAGATTCATCTTGATCCTGCTGTGGCTCTAGCAGCAGAAAGTCCAATCAACAT GATGCCATGGCAAGGTGATACCAGTAACATGATTGACAGATTTGATGTGAGGGCTCATCTGGACTACATCCCAGTTTACAATCCTTCAGAATCTGATGACCA AACACCAGAgcaagagatggaggagaggaagtgCAACTATGAAAGATATAGAGGTTTAGTGCAAAATGACTTTGCCAACA TCTCAGAAGAGCAGTGTTTATACCAGATTTACCTGGATGAACTCTATGGAGGGCTACCGAAACCAAATGAGGATGAGAAGAAAAA ACTTGCAGAGAAGAAGGCGAGTATTGGTTATATTTATGAGGACAGCACTGTGACACAGCCTGAACCTCAGCCAGACAAAGAGGAAGATGACTCAGAAAATAGTGAATCAGAGGAAGATGAGGGTATTCCTGATATAG ATGTTGAAGTAGATGTTGATGAGTTGAATGAAGAACAGCTGTTGGATCTCAATAAAATTGCAACCCCCTATGGGATGGCTGAAGGAGACTTTGTCAG AATGCTGAGGAAAGACAAAGAGGAGGTAGAGGCCATTAAACATGCCAAGGCCCTGGAAGCAGAAAAAGCAATGTACTCT GGCCGACGTTCCCGTCGTCAAAGAAGAGAGTTTAGAGAAAAAAGGCTGAAAGGGAGACAGATCAGCCCACCCAG CTATGCCAGAAGAGACAGTCCAACGTATGATCCTTACAAGCG ACCAGAGTCTGAATCTAGTTCAGAATCACGATCTCGGTCAAGGACTCCAGGACCTGAGAAAATCACATTCATCACAAGCTTTGGAGGCAGTGATGACGAAGCCCCAGTCGCAACTCTACCAGCTGCTCCTCAGTCGGGCCATAACGCCTCCAACTTGCCGCATCCAGCAGGTCATAGCAGGGGCTCCCG GAGACGGCAGTCATCCTCCAGTCGCTCTCGTTCCTCCTCTGATTCCTCATCCAACTCTTCATCTCGCTCTTCATCGCACTCACGGCGGGGACGGAGGGACCGGGGCCGAGACAGAAACCGCTCACGCTCATATTCACGGTCAAGGCGACGCTCCAGATCCCACTCCCGGAGCAAAGGCTCTGGATCATGGAGGAGACGTGACAGGACGAGATCTCGATCCAAtgatagagacagagagcgggacagagacaggaggcgATACTCCTCACATCGCCGCTCAAG ATCACGTTCTGACTCCAGACAACATGGTGCTTCGTACCGTGGGAGTCGCAGCAGCAGAGGAAACAGCCGATCAGAATCTCCCAGTCGCCCGACATAtagcccctctcctcctcacagaGGGGTACAGCCCTCCGCCACCTCTGTCTCTGACAAGCTAAGAAA GCCTGATACTGTGGGTGGTAAAGAGACGGGAGCTGCCAAA GTCAAAATGACCCCACAGGAGCGGCTAAAGTTGCGTATGCAGAAGGCGCTTAACAAGCAGT CTAAAGCTGACAAGAAAGCTGCTCAAGTCAAGATCCAACAACAGGAACATAAGCGGCAG GAACGTGAGGGAGAGCTTCGAGCCATGGCACGGAAAATACGCATGAA